Proteins co-encoded in one Azospirillum brasilense genomic window:
- a CDS encoding SPOR domain-containing protein has product MTTITLGRWQVAALAAGVAVLTVVALLLGAVMAALILTGGDAPMALTPAPAAATAAAPAAAPIAGGGLGAMARSNIADSFEARQGVIETADIFSDEARGRAISATEPVTRGAADAARRFLPGWMAGTAAHVIEKTGYRVTEFAGNSVEGVVEDTLNDRLDAMKEDGAAPIRHYAIELGRFATPANAESFAAAAAQRGVRGTVDFAPLPGGNAPYAVRTGRYAAADEAARALDALTRANGVSGTVVTLAEAGER; this is encoded by the coding sequence ATGACCACGATCACGCTCGGACGATGGCAGGTGGCGGCTCTGGCCGCCGGCGTCGCCGTGCTGACCGTCGTGGCCCTGCTGCTGGGCGCGGTGATGGCGGCGCTGATCCTGACCGGCGGCGACGCGCCGATGGCATTGACCCCAGCACCCGCCGCCGCGACCGCTGCGGCGCCTGCCGCGGCTCCCATCGCTGGCGGAGGACTGGGCGCGATGGCACGGAGCAACATCGCCGACAGCTTCGAGGCCCGCCAGGGCGTGATCGAGACGGCGGACATCTTCAGCGACGAGGCGCGCGGACGGGCGATCTCGGCGACCGAGCCGGTGACGCGCGGCGCCGCGGACGCGGCCCGCCGCTTCCTGCCCGGCTGGATGGCCGGCACCGCCGCCCACGTCATCGAGAAGACCGGCTACCGCGTCACCGAGTTCGCCGGCAACAGCGTGGAAGGAGTCGTCGAGGACACGCTGAACGACCGTCTGGACGCGATGAAAGAGGATGGCGCGGCGCCGATCCGCCATTACGCCATCGAACTCGGGCGCTTCGCCACCCCGGCGAATGCGGAGTCCTTCGCCGCCGCCGCCGCCCAGCGCGGCGTGCGCGGCACGGTCGATTTCGCGCCGCTGCCCGGCGGCAACGCCCCCTACGCCGTGCGCACCGGACGCTACGCCGCGGCCGACGAGGCCGCCCGCGCGCTGGACGCGCTGACGCGGGCCAATGGGGTGTCCGGAACCGTCGTCACCCTTGCCGAAGCGGGAGAGCGCTGA
- the tssB gene encoding type VI secretion system contractile sheath small subunit yields MSESSQKKLERVRPPRVKLTYEVHTGGAQEMKELPFLVGILADLSGKPEKPLPKLKERKFVEIDRDNFNDVMASVGPRLAFQVDNKLQEDGGKLNILLNMRHMDDFQPVEVLKQVPTLSRLFEARQKLSDLLAKLDGNDELNGLLNDVITSTEQQDELKKLLGPVAGTPAGEPAGEPA; encoded by the coding sequence ATGAGCGAGAGCAGTCAGAAGAAGTTGGAGCGCGTCCGCCCGCCGCGGGTGAAGCTCACCTACGAGGTCCACACCGGTGGCGCCCAGGAGATGAAGGAGCTGCCCTTCCTGGTCGGCATCCTGGCCGACCTCAGCGGCAAGCCGGAGAAGCCCCTTCCCAAGCTGAAGGAGCGCAAGTTCGTCGAGATCGACCGCGACAACTTCAACGACGTGATGGCCTCCGTCGGGCCGCGCCTCGCCTTCCAGGTGGACAACAAGCTGCAGGAGGACGGCGGCAAGCTGAACATCCTGCTGAACATGCGCCACATGGACGATTTCCAGCCGGTGGAGGTGCTGAAGCAGGTGCCGACGCTGAGCCGCCTGTTCGAAGCCCGGCAGAAGCTTTCGGACCTGCTGGCCAAGCTGGACGGCAACGACGAGCTGAACGGCCTGCTGAACGACGTCATCACCAGCACCGAACAGCAGGACGAGCTGAAGAAGCTCCTCGGCCCGGTGGCCGGCACCCCGGCCGGCGAGCCCGCGGGCGAGCCCGCCTGA
- the tssK gene encoding type VI secretion system baseplate subunit TssK, which produces MTEARDIPDAIDWHDGMLLAPQHFQQQALRHERQLTYHVRQARPFHWGVVHLQVDRVQLVSGLVQVRELEAILPDGLVVDYRAGVDEPLEVDISAYADPVGQTQITIHLIVPAARGDRAPGPGETPRYVSVEGAPVADQHGGEELSIARLRPRLALFATTGPTQKPPQKFVSMPVAQATFRNDAFVLTDFVPPALTVAANAPLGRLGAEVVRRVREKALFLAERSGVGNGNPATELAEAARAEIRSLVTGLPPLEAQLGVGVCHPFDVYMSLCTLAGHLSAFASGAVPAKLSRYDHDDPMASFGEVRDFILRMIDRVKEGVARIPFTFEDGMFGLPMDEAWLKGRLVVGVRGPASAPVSEVAAWMENCIVASRSRLETLSGLRVKGAERVALDDSGEGGVAAPRGVVPFEIKVDPRYIVPGERLEIWNPDSLGSRFRPVEITLFVSA; this is translated from the coding sequence ATGACCGAGGCGCGCGACATTCCCGACGCCATCGACTGGCACGACGGGATGCTGCTGGCCCCGCAGCATTTCCAGCAGCAGGCGCTGCGGCACGAGCGGCAGCTGACCTACCATGTCCGGCAGGCGCGGCCCTTCCATTGGGGCGTCGTCCATCTCCAGGTCGACCGCGTGCAGCTCGTCTCCGGGCTGGTCCAGGTGCGGGAGCTGGAGGCGATCCTGCCCGACGGCCTCGTCGTGGATTACCGCGCCGGTGTCGACGAGCCGCTGGAGGTGGACATCTCCGCCTACGCCGACCCGGTGGGGCAGACGCAGATCACCATCCACCTGATCGTTCCCGCCGCCCGCGGTGACCGCGCGCCGGGACCGGGCGAGACGCCGCGCTACGTCTCGGTCGAGGGCGCGCCGGTTGCCGACCAGCATGGCGGGGAAGAGCTGTCCATCGCCCGGCTGCGCCCGCGGCTGGCCCTGTTCGCCACCACCGGCCCGACCCAGAAGCCGCCGCAGAAGTTCGTCTCGATGCCGGTCGCGCAGGCAACCTTCCGCAACGACGCCTTCGTGTTGACCGACTTCGTGCCGCCGGCGCTCACCGTCGCCGCGAACGCGCCGCTCGGCCGGCTGGGAGCGGAGGTGGTGCGACGCGTGCGCGAGAAGGCGCTGTTCCTGGCCGAGCGCTCCGGCGTCGGCAACGGCAATCCGGCGACCGAGCTGGCCGAGGCGGCGCGGGCGGAGATCCGCAGCCTCGTCACCGGCCTGCCGCCGCTGGAGGCGCAGCTCGGCGTCGGCGTCTGCCACCCGTTCGATGTCTACATGTCGCTGTGCACGCTGGCCGGGCACCTGTCGGCCTTTGCCAGCGGCGCCGTGCCGGCCAAGCTGTCGCGCTACGACCACGACGACCCGATGGCGAGCTTCGGCGAGGTGCGCGACTTCATCCTGCGCATGATCGACCGCGTGAAGGAGGGCGTCGCCCGCATCCCCTTCACCTTCGAGGACGGCATGTTCGGGTTGCCGATGGATGAGGCCTGGCTGAAGGGCCGGCTGGTCGTCGGCGTGCGCGGCCCGGCTTCCGCCCCGGTCAGCGAGGTCGCCGCCTGGATGGAGAACTGCATCGTCGCCTCCCGCTCGCGGCTGGAGACGCTGTCCGGCCTGCGCGTCAAGGGGGCCGAGCGCGTCGCGCTGGACGACAGCGGCGAGGGCGGTGTGGCCGCCCCGCGCGGCGTGGTGCCGTTCGAGATCAAGGTCGATCCCCGCTACATCGTCCCCGGCGAACGGCTGGAGATCTGGAATCCGGACTCGCTGGGCAGCCGCTTCCGCCCCGTCGAGATCACCCTCTTCGTCAGCGCCTGA
- a CDS encoding SPOR domain-containing protein: protein MKKVLVGVLALLLLLVAFAGGYFLAGGGLPGAADDPAPAEANAAPAAAPQEAAKAEPEKAAPAAVPVRPVATVKAPTARFSIELGVFRSAGNAQDFAAALAGRGLPVEIVETMDAAGGQWHRVRAGAFADRWQAEARRPSFERIAGIGGVVVEEPLAAAQPAKAGGGE, encoded by the coding sequence ATGAAGAAAGTTCTGGTCGGCGTGCTGGCGCTGCTCCTCCTCCTGGTGGCCTTCGCGGGCGGCTATTTCCTGGCGGGCGGGGGTTTGCCGGGCGCCGCGGACGACCCCGCGCCCGCCGAAGCGAACGCCGCGCCCGCCGCCGCGCCGCAGGAGGCGGCGAAGGCGGAGCCGGAGAAGGCCGCTCCGGCCGCGGTCCCGGTTCGCCCGGTCGCGACCGTGAAGGCGCCCACGGCGCGCTTCTCCATCGAACTCGGCGTCTTCCGCTCCGCCGGGAACGCCCAGGACTTCGCGGCGGCGCTGGCCGGGCGGGGCCTGCCGGTGGAGATCGTCGAGACCATGGACGCGGCCGGCGGGCAGTGGCACCGCGTGCGCGCCGGCGCCTTCGCCGACCGCTGGCAGGCCGAGGCGCGCCGCCCGTCCTTCGAGCGCATCGCCGGGATCGGCGGGGTGGTGGTCGAGGAGCCGCTTGCCGCCGCCCAACCCGCGAAGGCCGGCGGCGGCGAATGA
- a CDS encoding lytic transglycosylase domain-containing protein: MGALLAGPAVAEQAPASDGGPALFQCSRYLRNGEALYGIPPGILHAMSVVESGRAGMPWPWALNVSGRPHYPATRREALRLMQDGEGGLRGDVAVGCMQIHTRWHAGSFAGGEDMLDPAVNVAYAARFLRELYDRHGSWTEAVRRYHASDPTAQDTYLCLVLDRRVRLGYQRETAEMRRLCGGPES, from the coding sequence ATGGGCGCCCTGCTGGCCGGGCCGGCGGTGGCGGAACAGGCCCCGGCGTCGGACGGCGGCCCCGCGCTGTTCCAATGCAGCCGCTACCTCCGTAACGGGGAGGCGCTCTACGGCATTCCTCCGGGCATCCTGCACGCCATGAGCGTCGTGGAATCCGGGCGGGCCGGGATGCCCTGGCCCTGGGCGCTGAACGTCTCGGGCCGCCCGCACTACCCGGCGACGCGGCGCGAGGCGCTGCGGCTGATGCAGGACGGCGAGGGCGGCCTGCGGGGCGACGTGGCGGTCGGCTGCATGCAGATCCACACGCGCTGGCACGCCGGTTCCTTCGCGGGGGGCGAGGACATGCTGGACCCCGCGGTCAACGTCGCCTACGCCGCGCGCTTCCTGCGGGAGCTGTACGACCGCCACGGCTCCTGGACGGAGGCGGTGCGCCGCTACCACGCCAGCGACCCGACGGCGCAGGACACCTACCTTTGCCTCGTGCTCGACCGGCGGGTGCGGCTCGGCTACCAGCGCGAGACGGCGGAGATGCGCCGGCTGTGCGGCGGCCCGGAATCATGA
- a CDS encoding type VI secretion system protein, whose protein sequence is MELLAAVLSGIAGNQIWVFAGLLVLVLLIIAVMAAILLRARSAAPPAPAEPAALPPPDATVEEGGAVPALAATAPDVTIRDIRRLFRDGLAAYRETLSRNVYLVPWYLRTGVAASDDAGLLSCAEEVRPPVTAERHAGFSWRFYDRAVVIDVDDPRAAWAGVLDLLGRRRPMLPADGLILTVPLAELDDVRRATARGTELYARLWEIQRTLGFALPVYVVVTGCEEAPGFAALAEALPPSLTGGMLGWSSPYALETAFSPDFVSEALQSLADGLLAVELEVFGATATPDGAPLFALTERLTGTEAALRALLGTAFKRTAYQETLYVRGLYFTGRPDPDAAALFGRDLLNRKIFPEAGLPKPTRALAASRAWRRYSWPVGTGAAAVAAILLLWMGVQRASTLSDRLLPVLADIPGGLQQLADQRPAVEAGAPMTAAYGDPAARFVQGVTMLPTDWTFNPLPASWISGVPDSVSGALAVGYRRLALSTVRDVAEDRLRRLTRDGGVGPAGAGAFERLRAFAGEVGIAEGLARAYNNVDARDPALPLDEVLDFALGSGVARGFSARLYGWGIDQPPGGTAIPAPGPGAQRPIDLTAHRAEVSRRFRQYADAYLRDLAMGGLAAARLSVAASELELLAGGARSGADAAAAYGEVLSSLEDAARGLGAERGAWIGANGPVLPPEFEALLGRLEKSDLLGPNLRADILDLAQRRYDEAGVGARSLDSVIGRLLEQAPNGGARLAPAAEQLRRTLAVWMARRFMKTDDSGALAMPAVGAGWDRAALDSIPPLVEDYLLFDAKDLPQAPAMLRTSMRAAAQHQLRQGVERILARALAGSPAGGGVDRAGGLAQLRASAHALRTAFPVLAETMQSFRQIGLTTSADTIRDTVARQANAVLAQADRLLEGDQLYRPDAHALDVWVDGPLVPHLLFGQTTPAGLALYLGNARQEVTVLARDIAAPVVEILERPVMGAGTGSGAASKWARIIAELDKYDGGRPNSSLAQLEKFVTVESAAVDAAGCQNLGAIDGVPDDFFRSRLAELKQWIATRCVLAADARVYDAYVDMAASFNEMLAGRFPFAAAAVAGEEADPAAVRAFYERFDARSAFVLEGLRRGERFGTAGREALRFVETMERARPLLIAAVTPDQSGGLALDPAFRVNRGREAGGSDIIEWKLATPNGALSSVLPRTPLRWYPGDKLSVTLRWAKDGTVLPVSGVGVGVTVDGPSLRFDYDGPWALFALAGRQAAPQRDRRPGPDTEPLLLFEATASGPVKEAANAAPLPIAPAAQAAPAVQAVKPNVRVFMTLAVKRTVLADGKPPREEKVAVPALPAQAPPLAPVGSMRRMPGLAGWPAPSGAVAPADRAFFDLGTPPSQPPMLRPAAQRFP, encoded by the coding sequence ATGGAACTCCTGGCAGCGGTCCTGTCCGGCATCGCCGGCAACCAGATCTGGGTCTTCGCGGGGCTTCTCGTCCTCGTCCTGCTGATCATCGCTGTGATGGCGGCGATCCTGCTGCGCGCCCGCAGCGCGGCGCCGCCCGCCCCGGCGGAGCCGGCGGCCCTGCCGCCGCCCGACGCGACGGTGGAGGAGGGCGGGGCTGTCCCGGCGCTGGCCGCCACCGCGCCGGACGTCACCATCCGCGACATCCGCCGCCTGTTCCGCGACGGTCTGGCCGCCTACCGCGAGACGCTGTCGCGCAACGTCTATCTGGTACCCTGGTACCTGCGCACCGGCGTCGCCGCGTCGGACGACGCTGGCCTGCTGTCCTGCGCGGAGGAGGTGCGCCCCCCGGTGACCGCCGAGCGGCACGCCGGCTTCTCCTGGCGCTTCTACGACCGGGCGGTGGTCATCGACGTTGACGATCCCCGCGCCGCCTGGGCCGGCGTGCTGGACCTGCTGGGCCGCCGCCGCCCGATGCTGCCCGCCGACGGGCTGATCCTGACCGTGCCGCTGGCCGAGCTGGACGACGTGCGCCGCGCCACCGCGCGCGGGACGGAGCTGTACGCCCGCCTGTGGGAGATCCAGCGCACGCTGGGCTTCGCCCTGCCGGTCTATGTGGTGGTGACGGGCTGCGAGGAGGCCCCCGGCTTCGCGGCGCTGGCCGAGGCTCTGCCCCCGTCCCTGACCGGCGGGATGCTCGGCTGGTCGAGCCCCTACGCGCTGGAGACCGCCTTCTCCCCCGATTTCGTGAGCGAGGCGCTGCAGTCGCTGGCGGATGGCCTGCTGGCGGTGGAGCTGGAGGTGTTCGGCGCGACGGCGACGCCGGACGGCGCCCCGCTGTTCGCCCTGACGGAGCGGTTGACCGGGACGGAGGCGGCGCTGCGCGCCCTGCTCGGCACGGCCTTCAAACGCACGGCCTATCAGGAAACGCTCTACGTTCGCGGCCTCTACTTCACGGGCCGCCCCGATCCCGACGCGGCGGCGCTGTTCGGGCGCGACCTGCTGAACCGCAAGATCTTCCCCGAGGCTGGTCTGCCCAAGCCGACCCGCGCGCTGGCCGCGTCCCGCGCGTGGCGCCGCTACTCCTGGCCGGTGGGAACGGGGGCCGCCGCCGTGGCCGCGATCCTGCTGCTGTGGATGGGGGTGCAGCGCGCCTCCACCCTGTCGGACCGGCTGTTGCCGGTCCTGGCTGACATTCCGGGCGGGCTCCAGCAGCTGGCCGACCAGCGCCCGGCGGTCGAAGCCGGCGCGCCGATGACCGCCGCCTACGGCGATCCCGCCGCCCGCTTCGTCCAGGGCGTGACCATGCTGCCCACCGACTGGACCTTCAACCCGCTGCCGGCCTCCTGGATCAGTGGCGTTCCGGATTCGGTGTCGGGGGCGCTGGCCGTCGGCTACCGCCGGCTGGCCCTGTCCACCGTGCGCGACGTGGCCGAGGATCGCTTGCGCCGCCTGACCCGCGACGGCGGGGTGGGGCCGGCGGGGGCGGGCGCCTTCGAACGGCTGCGCGCCTTCGCGGGCGAGGTCGGCATCGCCGAGGGGCTGGCCCGCGCCTACAACAACGTGGACGCCCGCGACCCGGCCCTGCCGCTGGACGAGGTGCTGGACTTCGCGCTGGGCTCCGGCGTGGCGCGCGGCTTCTCCGCGCGGCTGTACGGCTGGGGGATCGACCAGCCGCCGGGTGGCACCGCCATCCCCGCGCCGGGACCGGGGGCGCAACGCCCCATCGACCTGACCGCCCACCGGGCGGAGGTCAGCCGCCGCTTCCGGCAGTACGCCGACGCCTATCTGCGCGACCTCGCCATGGGCGGCCTCGCCGCCGCGCGGCTGTCGGTCGCCGCCAGCGAGCTGGAGCTGCTGGCCGGCGGGGCGCGGTCCGGTGCCGACGCGGCGGCCGCCTACGGCGAGGTGCTGTCGAGCCTGGAGGACGCCGCCCGCGGCTTGGGGGCGGAGCGCGGCGCCTGGATCGGCGCCAACGGCCCCGTCCTGCCGCCGGAGTTCGAGGCGCTGCTCGGCCGGCTGGAGAAGTCCGACCTGCTCGGCCCCAACCTGCGCGCCGACATCCTGGATCTGGCGCAGCGCCGCTATGACGAGGCGGGCGTCGGCGCCCGCAGCCTGGATTCGGTGATTGGCCGCCTGCTGGAGCAGGCCCCGAATGGCGGTGCCCGCTTGGCCCCCGCGGCGGAACAGCTCCGTCGCACCCTGGCGGTGTGGATGGCCCGCCGTTTCATGAAGACGGACGACAGCGGCGCGCTGGCGATGCCCGCCGTGGGCGCCGGCTGGGACCGCGCCGCTCTGGACAGCATCCCGCCGCTGGTCGAGGACTATCTGCTGTTCGACGCCAAGGACCTGCCGCAGGCGCCGGCCATGCTGCGCACCTCCATGCGGGCGGCGGCGCAGCACCAGCTCCGCCAGGGGGTGGAGCGCATCCTCGCCCGCGCGCTCGCCGGCAGCCCGGCGGGCGGCGGGGTGGACCGGGCCGGCGGGCTGGCGCAGCTTCGCGCTTCGGCCCACGCGCTGCGCACCGCCTTCCCGGTGCTGGCCGAGACCATGCAGTCCTTCCGCCAGATCGGGCTGACCACCTCCGCCGACACCATTCGCGACACGGTGGCCCGGCAGGCCAACGCCGTTCTGGCCCAGGCTGACCGGCTGCTGGAGGGCGACCAGCTCTACCGGCCCGACGCCCACGCGCTGGACGTCTGGGTGGACGGGCCGCTGGTGCCGCACCTGCTGTTCGGGCAGACCACGCCGGCCGGGCTGGCGCTCTATCTCGGCAACGCCCGGCAGGAGGTGACAGTGCTCGCCCGCGACATCGCCGCCCCGGTGGTGGAGATCCTGGAGCGCCCGGTGATGGGCGCCGGGACCGGGTCGGGCGCCGCCTCCAAGTGGGCGCGGATCATCGCCGAACTGGACAAGTACGATGGCGGGCGTCCCAACAGCTCGCTGGCGCAGCTCGAAAAGTTCGTGACGGTGGAAAGCGCCGCGGTGGACGCCGCCGGTTGCCAGAATCTCGGCGCCATCGACGGGGTGCCCGACGACTTCTTCCGCAGCCGTCTGGCCGAGCTGAAGCAGTGGATCGCCACGCGCTGCGTGCTGGCCGCCGACGCCCGCGTCTACGACGCCTATGTCGACATGGCCGCGTCCTTCAACGAGATGCTGGCCGGCCGCTTCCCCTTTGCCGCCGCCGCCGTGGCGGGCGAGGAGGCCGACCCGGCGGCGGTGCGCGCCTTCTACGAGCGGTTCGACGCGCGCTCGGCCTTCGTGCTGGAGGGCTTGCGCCGCGGCGAGCGGTTCGGCACCGCCGGGCGCGAGGCGCTGCGCTTCGTGGAGACGATGGAGCGGGCGCGCCCGCTGCTGATCGCCGCGGTGACCCCGGACCAGAGCGGCGGCCTGGCGCTCGACCCCGCCTTCCGCGTCAACCGCGGGCGTGAGGCCGGGGGCAGCGACATCATCGAATGGAAGCTCGCCACGCCGAACGGCGCCCTGTCCAGCGTGCTGCCGCGCACGCCGTTGCGCTGGTATCCGGGCGACAAGCTGAGCGTGACGCTGCGCTGGGCGAAGGACGGCACGGTGCTGCCGGTGTCCGGCGTCGGTGTGGGGGTGACGGTGGACGGGCCTTCGCTGCGCTTCGACTATGACGGTCCCTGGGCGCTGTTCGCCCTGGCCGGCCGGCAGGCCGCGCCGCAACGCGACCGCCGCCCCGGTCCGGACACCGAGCCGCTGTTGTTGTTCGAGGCCACCGCCAGCGGCCCGGTCAAGGAGGCCGCCAATGCAGCCCCGCTGCCGATCGCTCCGGCGGCCCAGGCGGCTCCGGCGGTCCAGGCGGTGAAGCCCAACGTGCGGGTCTTCATGACGCTTGCGGTCAAGCGCACCGTCCTGGCCGACGGCAAGCCGCCGCGCGAGGAGAAGGTGGCCGTGCCGGCGCTGCCCGCGCAGGCGCCGCCGCTAGCCCCGGTCGGCTCCATGCGGCGGATGCCGGGGCTGGCCGGCTGGCCGGCGCCGTCGGGCGCGGTGGCCCCGGCGGACCGCGCCTTCTTCGATCTGGGCACCCCGCCGTCCCAACCCCCGATGCTCCGCCCCGCGGCCCAACGCTTCCCG
- a CDS encoding DotU family type IV/VI secretion system protein, translating to MTAMLHRRDLVDHFLAFARELQKHRASIGAGRPAAAAAKPEGAAGETADSLPAFLTEDALAIPAPRGAAAAVPALALEPDAEIIIRRLQEFLEAQAVQVGRTGTDLMISQHREAQYAMAALADDLFIHDVEWNGRELWRSVLLEQAVFRTRLAGERVFDRMEALLASNDRRLVQLAAVYLCVLGMGFKGRCRVPGGESTLRDYSARLFEFIAGRESELGAGVLPGGRTLIPAAYAYTLTDGKARTLARGPRWPLVLGAIAGLWLVLGQALWWMSTAQLSNAADAVLQASVRVTR from the coding sequence ATGACCGCCATGCTGCACCGCCGGGACCTGGTCGATCACTTCCTCGCCTTCGCGCGGGAACTCCAGAAGCACCGCGCTTCGATCGGGGCGGGCCGTCCGGCCGCCGCCGCGGCGAAGCCCGAGGGCGCTGCGGGGGAGACGGCGGACAGCCTGCCGGCCTTCCTGACCGAGGACGCCCTGGCGATCCCGGCGCCGCGTGGTGCCGCCGCGGCGGTGCCGGCCCTGGCGCTGGAGCCCGACGCCGAGATCATCATCCGCCGCCTTCAGGAGTTTCTGGAGGCGCAGGCGGTCCAGGTCGGGCGCACCGGCACCGACCTGATGATCAGCCAGCACCGCGAGGCGCAATACGCCATGGCGGCGCTGGCCGACGATCTGTTCATCCACGACGTGGAATGGAACGGGCGGGAGCTGTGGCGCAGCGTGCTGCTGGAGCAGGCGGTGTTCCGCACCCGGCTGGCCGGCGAGCGGGTGTTCGACCGGATGGAGGCGCTGCTCGCCAGCAACGACCGGCGGCTGGTCCAGCTCGCGGCGGTCTATCTCTGCGTGCTCGGCATGGGCTTCAAGGGGCGCTGCCGGGTGCCGGGCGGCGAGTCCACCCTGCGCGACTACAGCGCCCGCCTGTTCGAGTTCATCGCCGGCCGCGAGTCCGAGCTGGGCGCCGGGGTGCTGCCCGGCGGGCGGACGCTGATCCCCGCCGCCTACGCCTACACGCTGACCGACGGCAAGGCGCGCACGCTGGCGCGCGGGCCGCGCTGGCCGTTGGTGCTGGGGGCCATCGCCGGGCTGTGGCTGGTGCTGGGGCAGGCGCTCTGGTGGATGTCCACCGCGCAGCTTTCCAACGCGGCGGACGCGGTGCTTCAGGCATCCGTCCGCGTGACCCGCTGA
- a CDS encoding PP2C family protein-serine/threonine phosphatase encodes MTGLRQRMTVAAAAVVLAVLVTAAVFALLRIESGATRHAEDEGRMTLRLWEGLLDQSATAARVAVGDPRLTEALERGNAAAAAERIGALGFTAVTVVNGAGQTLLAVPADQPIRLLDERRIGQVLARNDTQDGLVLTGGAAQLLLARPLGAQRPADRALVAICPLTGSLEALAGVLGGSAFLVGSDGTLYGHAGPLAWADVRPAAERGEEVQATIGARGYGVRKLRLPKVAGTEGDGTLYLVTARETTLAAMADSLLDSSAILVVLMVLVAGTLGLDWYFRRVFTPVYASMSALSALAAGDTGVAVLGAERTDEAGQLARTVEVFRSRSRALRDAEERRARHWLRQQSFIRRQMLRLSETLPEQGRRELLADLARIEAASEGRTPCARTDDPGALAVAFEVMAERVRDQHTALDGMVRQLQSALDTRTELVELQKQFEIARRMQAAILPPDLTTAPDLEASGLMRPAAEFDGSFYDFFLTADGSLAVLIGQVSGGGLAAGFMTVTARAALRTLAAAGLGPAACLTGANRLLAADNAAGLSIGLAMGIVSPRSRRLVFAAAGVPEPFLLRRFGDVVDLPVAANPPLGLDPAMTAVETALDLPVPSTLVLCNGGLLDGENRFGVAFGRARLTGILGNLDDLSAASVTAAVSAGLAEHGGGAAMAVDRLCVALRVRA; translated from the coding sequence ATGACCGGTCTTCGCCAGCGCATGACGGTGGCCGCGGCCGCGGTGGTCCTTGCCGTGCTCGTCACCGCCGCGGTCTTCGCCCTGCTGCGCATCGAGAGCGGGGCCACCCGCCACGCCGAGGACGAGGGGCGGATGACCCTGCGGCTGTGGGAAGGGCTGCTCGACCAGTCCGCCACCGCCGCGCGGGTGGCGGTGGGCGACCCCCGCCTCACCGAGGCCCTGGAACGCGGCAACGCCGCGGCGGCGGCCGAACGGATCGGCGCGCTGGGCTTCACGGCAGTGACGGTGGTCAACGGCGCGGGGCAGACCCTGCTTGCCGTCCCGGCCGACCAGCCGATCCGCCTTCTCGACGAGCGGCGCATCGGGCAGGTGCTGGCCCGCAACGACACGCAGGACGGTCTGGTGCTGACCGGCGGCGCCGCCCAGCTTCTGCTCGCACGCCCCCTCGGCGCGCAGCGGCCCGCCGACCGGGCGCTGGTCGCGATCTGTCCGCTGACGGGCAGCCTTGAAGCGCTGGCCGGCGTCCTTGGCGGCTCCGCCTTTCTGGTCGGCAGCGACGGCACCTTGTACGGCCACGCGGGACCGCTGGCCTGGGCCGACGTGCGTCCCGCCGCGGAGCGCGGCGAGGAGGTGCAGGCGACCATCGGCGCCCGCGGCTACGGCGTGCGCAAGCTGCGCCTGCCCAAGGTGGCCGGGACGGAGGGGGACGGCACGCTGTACCTCGTCACGGCGCGCGAGACCACGCTGGCCGCCATGGCCGACAGCCTGCTGGACAGCTCCGCCATCCTGGTGGTGCTGATGGTGCTGGTGGCGGGCACCTTGGGGCTGGACTGGTACTTCCGGCGCGTCTTCACACCGGTCTACGCCTCCATGTCCGCCCTGTCGGCCCTGGCGGCGGGAGACACCGGCGTCGCCGTGCTGGGGGCGGAGCGCACCGACGAGGCCGGGCAGCTCGCCCGCACCGTCGAGGTCTTCCGCAGCCGCAGCCGCGCGCTGCGCGACGCCGAGGAGCGGCGCGCCCGCCACTGGCTGCGCCAGCAGTCCTTCATCCGCCGCCAGATGCTGCGCCTGTCGGAAACCCTGCCGGAGCAGGGGCGGCGGGAGCTTCTCGCCGACCTCGCCCGCATCGAGGCGGCGTCGGAAGGCCGGACGCCCTGCGCGCGCACCGACGATCCCGGCGCGCTCGCCGTCGCCTTCGAGGTGATGGCCGAACGCGTGCGCGACCAGCACACGGCGCTCGACGGCATGGTCCGCCAGCTTCAGTCCGCGCTGGACACCCGCACCGAGCTTGTGGAGTTGCAGAAGCAATTCGAGATCGCCCGGCGCATGCAGGCGGCGATCCTGCCGCCCGACCTGACCACCGCCCCCGACCTGGAGGCGTCGGGCCTGATGCGCCCGGCGGCGGAGTTCGACGGCAGCTTCTACGACTTTTTCCTGACGGCGGACGGGTCGCTGGCGGTCCTGATCGGGCAGGTGTCGGGCGGCGGCTTGGCGGCGGGCTTCATGACGGTGACGGCGCGCGCCGCGCTGCGGACGCTGGCGGCGGCCGGGCTCGGGCCGGCGGCCTGCCTGACCGGCGCCAACCGGCTGCTGGCGGCGGACAACGCGGCGGGCCTGTCGATCGGCCTCGCCATGGGCATCGTGTCGCCGCGCTCGCGCCGGCTGGTCTTCGCCGCGGCGGGCGTGCCGGAGCCCTTCCTGCTGCGGCGCTTCGGCGACGTGGTGGATCTGCCGGTGGCGGCCAACCCGCCGCTCGGCCTCGATCCCGCGATGACGGCGGTGGAAACCGCGCTCGACCTGCCGGTGCCGTCGACGCTGGTGCTGTGCAACGGCGGGCTGCTGGACGGCGAGAACCGCTTCGGCGTCGCTTTCGGGCGGGCACGGCTGACCGGCATCCTCGGCAACCTCGACGACCTGTCCGCCGCCAGCGTCACCGCCGCGGTATCCGCCGGGCTGGCCGAGCATGGGGGCGGTGCCGCGATGGCGGTGGACCGGCTGTGCGTCGCCCTGCGGGTGCGGGCATGA